One region of Carassius gibelio isolate Cgi1373 ecotype wild population from Czech Republic chromosome A1, carGib1.2-hapl.c, whole genome shotgun sequence genomic DNA includes:
- the vwa10.1 gene encoding von Willebrand factor A domain-containing protein 7, with amino-acid sequence MVSLVVVAVFLLQGALFQPPQAAAFKILPADQSLTHEQITRAAFLRKMAEVCRDAATSQGKDFTLPINSKLTATTVQRACSNAYSSLLKLSSFNLAIVQTSLSNAAVDRKQFSTAHHFDDEDFKNGRDLITKGVAAVKVSIKKGNYLSARTSLGIVSHTLQDFYSHSNWVELGSNAPFSTLIKPELPLDNLASPNTKTCQSCIGEDCSNNILPEIIQQKKLTSGYFHLVFPFKPSGKCSHGGAFDRTSSTEPTGGINKDDISSEHGFLHQRAADMAINATMELLEDIRLATGDQAFLRLMGLSQTSVLAFVIDTTGSLSNYITETKRVSFSIIDSRRGTSEEPSEYILVKFNDQGFGLVIRTGDADKFKEQINSLSVSDSLNPGMCLSGLLLTLTRAPPSSNIFVFTDASAKDTELKSSVGAMIESTKSKVTFLLINSISTRSQQNVSLSRSLSQSEIQLYRDLTQVSDGQTIDITNTTSSQATAVITDLITADLVTVLQATRNPPKAENFSFVLDPTLSNVTVYINGDSPVFTLYSPTGVSQSGSVTDGPLGSILTVGNLKRVKLNSAGQTGEWKISINSTSSYNVRVTGQSSVDVLFYFVEIVQGGHGDSWGQSFTRPFIGRNATFYVSVTGRDSVTVTEVLLVEASGSDFVNGTVKAVGATDFLVNIDRIPEWAFVVQLKGLLNDSSSVSRFQRQSPTQHKGSRITVMAQSQNITQPGVPLSLNFTVATNTTGGTYTIRALNDQGFSVSFPSSLILETGGSAQGSVTLTAPSDTESGTDVKLTIEAEAPGSTDLNYVTLQLTVSTANAIFSGCYSLSVCLSFLFFIVCHFVCL; translated from the exons ATGGTGTCACTGGTTGTAGTGGCTGTATTTCTCCTCCAGGGGGCTCTATTTCAGCCCCCTCAGGCAGCAGCATTCAAAATCCTCCCTGCTGATCAATCCCTCACACATGAACAAATCACCAGGGCAGCTTTCCTCCGCAAGATGGCAGAGGTTTGCCGAGATGCAGCCACTTCCCAGGGCAAAGACTTTACGCTTCCT ATCAACAGCAAACTGACTGCAACTACCGTCCAGAGAGCCTGCTCAAATGCATATTCTTCCCTCTTGAAACTCTCCTCTTTCAATCTGGCTATTGTTCAGACTTCCCTTAGCAATGCAGCTGTGGATAGAAAGCAGTTCAGTACTGCTCACCATTTCGATGATGAAGATTTCAAAAATGGACGAGACCTTATTACTAAGGGTGTAGCTGCTGTGAAAGTCAGCATCAAAAAGGGGAACTATTTGTCGGCCCGCACCAGTCTTGGGATTGTATCTCATACTTTACAG gatTTCTATAGCCACAGTAACTGGGTGGAACTGGGAAGCAATGCACCTTTCAGCACACTGATCAAACCTGAGCTTCCTCTCGACAACCTAGCAA GTCCCAATACAAAAACATGCCAAAGCTGTATCGGAGAAGACTGCAGTAACAACATTCTCCCAGAGATAATCCAGCAGAAGAAATTAACTTCAGGATATTTCCACCTTGTATTCCCATTCAAACCTTCAG GCAAGTGTAGCCATGGTGGTGCTTTTGACAGGACCAGTTCAACAGAACCCACTGGAGGCATTAACAAGGATGACATCAGTTCAGAGCATGGCTTCCTTCACCAGCGAGCTGCTGACATGGCCATCAATGCTACTATGGAACTGCTGGAAGACATCCGACTGGCAACAGGCGACCAAGCCTTTCTTCG actgaTGGGCCTCAGTCAGACCTCAGTTCTGGCTTTTGTGATTGACACCACAGGCAGTCTGTCTAACTACATCACAGAGACAAAGAGAGTGTCCTTCAGTATCATAGACAGCAGGAGAGGAACATCAGAGGAACCTTCAGAATACATTCTAGTAAAATTTAATGACCAGG GTTTTGGACTTGTCATAAGAACTGGGGATGCAGATAAGTTCAAAGAGCAAATCAATTCCCTGTCAGTATCTGATAGTTTAAACCCAGGGATGTGCCTTTCAGGACTGCTG TTGACACTGACAAGAGCTCCTCCATcatcaaatatttttgttttcactgATGCTTCAGCCAAGGACACAGAATTAAAAAGTTCAGTTGGAGCCATGATAGAAAGCACCAAGTCAAAA GTCACTTTCCTGCTGATAAACTCCATCTCAACACGTAGTCAACAGAATGTTTCGTTATCAAGATCACTGTCTCAGTCAGAAATACAGCTTTACAGAGACCTGACCCAAGTTTCTGATGGACAGACCATAGACATCACAAACACTACATCATCTCAGGCCACTGCAGTCATTACAGATTTAATCACTGCTGACCTG GTGACTGTTCTTCAGGCAACGAGAAATCCACCTAAGGCAGAAAACTTTTCTTTTGTGCTGGATCCAACTCTGTCCAATGTGACTGTGTATATAAACGGAGACTCTCCAGTCTTTACTCTCTACAGCCCTACTG GTGTGTCTCAGTCGGGATCAGTGACAGATGGTCCTCTGGGCAGCATCCTGACTGTGGGGAATCTAAAGAGAGTAAAACTCAACTCTGCCGGCCAGACAGGAGAGTGGAAGATCAGTATAAACTCTACAAGCTCCTACAACGTGAGAGTTACTG GTCAGAGTTCTGTGGACGTTCTCTTTTACTTTGTGGAGATAGTTCAGGGAGGTCATGGAGACTCATGGGGACAGAGTTTTACCCGCCCTTTTATTG GTCGGAATGCTACTTTTTATGTCTCTGTGACTGGAAGAGATTCGGTCACAGTGACTGAAGTGCTTCTAGTTGAAGCTTCAGGATCTGATTTTGTTAATGGAACTGTCAAAGCTGTCGGTGCGACAGACTTCCTGGTCAACATTGACAGAATCCCAGAGTGGGCGTTTGTGGTGCAGCTGAAAGGGCTGTTGAATGACTCGTCATCAGTTAGTCGATTCCAGAGACAGTCACCCACCCAGCATAAAGGATCTAGAATAACAGTCATG GCCCAATCACAGAACATTACACAGCCTGGAGTCCCATTGAGTCTCAACTTTACAGTGGCCACTAATACTACAGGTGGCACCTACACTATCAGAGCTCTGAATGACCAGGGCTTCAGCGTGTCTTTCCCTAGCTCTCTGATCCTTGAAACAGGGGGAAGCGCTCAAGGAAGTGTGACCCTGACTGCACCCTCCGACACAGAGTCAGG